The following is a genomic window from Streptomyces sp. NBC_01381.
GGTGGCCCACTCGTCGCGCCGCTGGGGGACACGGCCGGGCAGGACGGGGAAGACGGGGAAGACGGTGTGGTTCGAGCTGGTGCTGCCGGGTTAGAAGACTGGCAGCGTGGGACGGACACAAGACAGTGACGGGCCAAAAAGAGTTGAGTCCGTGCTGTGATCGTGAACGCCATGTGGCGTGGCGCCGTAGTGCTGGATACTGCGGGCAGCCGCATCCGGTGACCGGTGCCGGACGTGGTGAGCTGGAGGGGACGGTTCGCGTGAGCGAGATACCAGCGAAGGCGACGGAGCAGGACGGGCCGTCGGGTGACGCTAGGGGCGAAGCTGCGGATGACGTGATGTGGCAGAGCAGTCCACCCGGTTCGATCTACGACTACATCAAGGTGGCCGCCTTCTCGATAGGCCCCGACGGACTGATCGACCAGTGGAGCCGGCGCGCTGAGCAGCTGTTCGGCGTGCGTGCCGAGGACGCCGTGGGCAAGGACCCGATCGAGGCGTTCGTCCCGGCCGAGCTGCGCAGCAGCGGACACCGCAAGATGGCGGAGATCCTCGACGGCAGGGAGTGGACGGGATCCGTCCGCTTCCGGGTGCCGGAGGAGAGCGGCGAGCCCGCTCCGCAGGCCGGCATTTCCGAAGGGATCGCCGAGGTCTATGTGATGCCGACGGCCACGGAGGACGGCGAACGGGCCGCCGTCTGCATCGTCGTCGACGTACGGGCGCTGCGGCAGATCGAGACCGACCTCGCCGCATCGCAGGCCATTTTCGGCCAATCTCCCTTCGGCTTCCTGCTGTTCGGCACGGATCTCAAGGTGCAGCGCGCCAACCGCCGCTTCGCCGCGGTCTTCGGAGGCGGCGTCGACGACCACCGCGGCCGCACCGTCCACGACTATCTGCCACGCCACGAGGCCGACCGCATGGCCGCCGCGCTCCGGCGCGTCCTGGAGACCGGCGAAGCCGTGACCGACATGCAGATCGTCGGCCCCGCCCCCGGCAGCAACGCCCGCCGCCACTGGTCGATCAACCTCTACCGCGTGCACAGCGGTTCGGGCCACCCCATCGGCATCGCGGGACTCGGCACCGACGTCACCCAGCGGCACGCGGCCGCCCGCGAGGCCGCTCACGCCCGCCGTAACCTCGCTCTTCTTAATGAAGCGGGCGCCCGGATAGGTAACTCCCTGGATCTGGAGACCACCGCCCGGGAGCTGCTCGACGTCACCGTCCCCGGCTTCTGCGACCTCGCATCCGTAGACCTCTATCAGGGACTGCTCGACGGCGACGAGACCCCGCCCGGCCTCGCCGACGGAAGCGCCGAACTGCGCCGCGTGGCCTTCGCGAGCGCCGTCGCCGACGCGCCCTTCCCGGAGGGCGGCACCCCCGTGGACGTGGGCGCCGTCCACCGTTTCGCCTTCACATCGCCCTGCGCCGACGCCCTGCGCACCGCACGGCCGCGCCTCGTGTCCGCCGCCGACGACGGCTCCGCGAGCAGGCTCACCGGGGGGCTCGTCCAGTCGACGCTCGCCGTTCCGATGGTCGCCCACGACACCGTCGTGGGCCTCGCCCAGTTCTCCCGTACGAAGGGCAGCGAGCCCTTCGGGGAACGCGACCGCTCCCTGGCGGTCGAACTCGCCGCGCGCGCCGCCGTCTGCATCGACAACGCCCGCCTCTACCGGCGCGAACACGAGCGGGCGCTGATACTGCAGCGCTCCCTGCTGCCGCCCGGCGACCCGGAGGCCTCCGGCCTGGACATCGCCTGCCGCTATCTGCCCGGCAACGCGGCCACCGAGGTCGGCGGCGACTGGTTCGACGTCATCGAACTGCCGGGCCACCGCACCGCCCTGGTCGTCGGCGACGTCATGGGCCGCGGCCTGCGCGCCGCCGTCGCCATGGGCGAACTGCGCACCGCCGTGCGGACCTTGGCGCTCCTGGACCTGGAGCCGGCCGAGGTGCTCTCCGCGCTCGACGAGATCGCCCGCGGCCTCGGCGACCCCTCGGGCACCCAGCAGGCCACCCGAGCGGCACGTCAGACGCGCTCGTCGGCCGAGACGGACCTCTCCGAGGTCTACCTCGCCACCTGCGTGTACGCGGTCTACGACTCCGTCACACGCCGCTGTACGTTCGCCAACGCGGGCCACCTGCCGCCCGTCCTCGTCGAGCCCGACGAGTCGCCGCTCATGCTCGACGTGCCGCCCGGCATGCCGCTGGGCGTCGGCGGTGAGCCCTTCGAAGAGGTCGAGGTCGAACTCCCCGAGGGTTCCCTGCTCGCGCTCTACACGGACGGCCTCGTCGAATCCCGCGACCACCCGCTCGACGAGGGCCTGAACGCCTTCGTACGCGCCCTCGACACCCCGCTGTCGGCCCTTGAGGACGTCTGCGACCACGTCCTGAACACCCTCGACACCCACCACGGAGAGGACGACATCGCGCTCCTGATGGCGCGCGTCCAGGGTCTGCCCGCCGAAGCCGTCGGCGACTGGACGCTGCCGCGCGACCCGAAGTCGGTGGGCAGGGCCCGCGAACTGGCCTGCGCACAGCTGCGCACCTGGAACCTGGAACCGCTCTGCGACACCACGGAACTCCTGGTCAGCGAGTTGGTCACGAACGCTCTGCGGTACGGCGAAGGCGACATCAGGCTGCGGCTGCTTCTCGACCGCACCCTGGTGTGCGAGGTGTGGGACGCGGGCCTCGTCCAGCCGCGCCGTCGGCGCGCGCGGGACACGGACGAGGGTGGCCGCGGGCTGCAGCTGGTCGGGCTGCTGAGCGCGGCGTGGGGCTCGCGCAGGACGCCGCGCGGCAAGACCGTGTGGTTCGAACTGCCGCTGCCGGACAGCGGGGTGGAGTCGATGGACGCGGCGGAGGCGCTGCTCAGCCTGTTCTGAGGGCTGCGCCTTCTAGGCGGCCCGTTGTGCTGTCGCGCCGCTACGTAGTGGCCTTCAGGGCGGCGAGCCGGGCGGCGACCTCCGCCTCGTCGCCCAGGCCGTCCAACTGCTCGAACTGCGCGTCCAGGGACGATGCGGCGAGTTCCTGCTTGCCCATCGCCCTGGCCTCCTCGCGGCGCACCTTGTCCTCGAAGCGGGCCAACTCGCTGGTCGGGTCGAGGACGTCGATGTTCTGTGCGGCGTCAAGCATCTGGTTCTGCGCCTGCGCCGACTTGGCGCGGGCGACCAGCTGATTGCGCTTCGACTGGAGCTGCGTCAGCTTGATCTTCATCTGGTCGAGGCCCGACTTCAGCTTGTCGACGACCTCGGTCTGCGAGGCGATCGTCGGCTCGGCGTCCTTGGCCTCGCGCTCCGACTGCAGTTGCCGTTGCAGCGCGACCTTGGCCAGCGTGTCGAACTTGTCGGCCTCCACGGCGCTCCCGTCGGACCGCAGCTCGTCCGCCTTCCTGCTGGCGGCGACCGCCTTGGCGCCCCATTCATTGGCCGCGTCCTTGTCCTCCTTGTGGTCGAGTTCCACCATCCGCAGATTGCCGATGGTGGTCGCCACCGCCTCCTCGGCCTCCCTGATGTTGTTCGTGTAGTCACGGATCAGCTGGTCGAGCATCTTCTGCGGATCCTCCGCCTGATCGAGGAGGGAGTTGATGTTGGCCTTCGCGAGCTGGGCGACGCGGCCGAGGATCGTCTGCTTGGTCATATCAGGACTCTCTCTATGAGGACGGTGAGGGCGGGTAGGGCTGATGGGGTTCTAGGAGACGTACGAAAAGGCTTTCGCGAGGAGGGCTTCGCTCGACGGCTCAGAACCGGCCGCCCCCGCCCATCCGCCCCCGCGTCCCCCCGCCGCCGAAGCTCCCGGGGCGGCCGCCCCCGAAACCGCCGCCCGCGCCGCCCGCCCCGCGGCCCATGCCTCCCAAGAGCTCGCCGAGGATGAGGCCGCCGAGCACCGCGCCGCCCATGCCGCCGCCGCGGCTGCCACCGCCTCCGTAGGGGTTGCCGAAGCCGCGTACGTCGCCCTCGGCGAGCTGCTGCGCCTGCCGGGCCCTGGCGTCGGCCTGCTGGGCCTCGGCGAGCGCCGTGGCGGCGTCGGAGTCATGGGCGGCCTCCGCGCCCGCCAGATGCCGCTGAGCCTCCGCCAGACGGGTCCTTGCCTCGCTGCCCACCGCGCCCCGGTGCGTGCCGATGAAGTCGGCCGCCGCTCCCACGGCGCTGCGTGCGGTGAGCATGGCCTGGCCGAGGAGGGCGACGGTGCGCCGGTCGGTGACCTCGCGTTCGCGGGCGCCCGCCAGGGACGCGTCGAGGGCGGCGTCGGCCTCCTCGACCCGGCGCAGGGCGTCGATCGGGTCGTGTGGTCCCGCCGCCACCTGCTTGCGGACCCCGGCGACGACCGCTTCCGCGCGGGCGATACGACCGTGCAGGTCGGCCGTCGGGACGCCCTCCAGGGTGCCTTCGAGGAGGCCGTGCGCGTCGGCGAGGTCGGTCTCCGCCTCGGTGAGCGCCTGGGGGAGCTTCTCCGCGGCCAGCGTGAGCTCGTCCGCGAGCCGCTCGACCGCGTCCACGAAGGTGCCCGCCTGGTCGACGGCTCCCTCGGCGGCCCGCAGATGGACGGCGGCTCTGCCGTTGTCGCCCGCGTCGATCGCCTGCCGCGCCTGGTTCAGGTGCGTCGTGGCGAAGACCAGACGGTCCTTCGCCTGCTCCACATGGCCCACGACCTGCGCGGAAGCGGACGGCGCGTACGTCTCGCGCAGGGCGGCGAGGGTGACTTGCGCGGTGGTGGTACGCCCGCTGACCTGCCTGAAAACCGTCTCGGCGTGCTCCAGGGCCTGCGCCGCGTCGCGTTCGAGGGCGCGCAGCTGGTCGAAGCCCGCCGCCTCCGCGTCGAGGCGGCGGCCCGCCTCCGTGCAGCGCGTGACGATCTCTTCGAGCATCGCCCGCCTGGTCGCGTCGTCCTCGGGATGGGCGTCGTCAAGGCGCTGGCGCACCCGGAAGGCCGTCGTCAGCTCGTCACGGGCGTACGTGAGCGCGTCGGTGAAGGGCCGGACCGCGTCGTCGCCGAACTGGGCGGTGGCGAAGCCGAGTTCCTCGGCGCTGGTGCGGATCGCGTCATCGGTCTCCACCAGGAGCCGCTTGGACTTCTTGTCGAGCTCGGGGAGCGAGGCCGGCTGTTCTCCCTTGCCCCATCCGCCGCCCCCGGGCGTCGTACGCGTGGTCGCGCGCCGTTTGCGGCGGCTGTAGGCGACCGCGGCCATGGCCCCCGCGGCGCCGACCGCCACGACCGGCAGGACCAGGTCGCCGCTCGACGTGTCGTTTCCGTCGCTCCCGGCTCCGCCGCCCGGATCGGGGTCCCCTGGAGTGATCGTCGGGGTGGGTACGGGGCTGCCCGCAAGGACCGCGCTGTAGCCGTTCGCGGCTCCGATGGCCGCGCCCGCCCAGTCGCTCGCGCGCAGTGCCGGCTTGATCGCGGTGGTGGCGACATCCCGCAGCTGATCCTCGGTGAGCCGCGAACCGCGCTCTACGGAGTAGGCGTACTGGCGGTCGTGCGTGGCGACGGCGAGCAGCACGTCGTCCTGGCCCAGGCCGTTGCGCTCGGCGGTGGTGTCCGCCCAGTCCTGCGCCGAGCGGCCGGAGAAGTCGCGTACGTAGACGACGAAGAGCTGCACGCCACGGTCGTCGTAGAGCCGGTCGAGCGCCTGCTCGGTGACGTCCTCGCGGTCGCCGAGTGCGCCTGCCCTGTCGGTGGTCTGGCCGTCACGGGAGAGGGTGACCGGGTCTTCGGCCGGTACGGCGAGTGCCGCGGGGGCGGGCAGGAGCAGCAGGCACCACGTGAGCAGTGCGGCGGCCGCCGCTGCCGCCCGCACGGATATGTGCGAGGGCGGCGTCACATTTGGGAGCGTATGGCCGTCTTCGGGGGTGCGCGACTGGGGGCCGGGGTGATGGCCCGGCCCCCGGTCGCCCCTCTCAGATGCTGAACCGCTCCTTGGCCAGGAGCGGCCGCACGCGCGAGGTGAAGCCGCCGGACTGCTCGGCGGCGTCGTCCACCGTGGGGTTGGCCACTGCTTGGGGTTAAGGGCGGTTGAGTGCGCGCGGGAGCGTCTGAGCGAGTGTCGTGGTGTTCCTTCCGAAGGGGGTCGGAGTCGGGGCGGGGTACGGGGCTGCGGGCCATCGCCGAGCCGTACGTTGCTCCCGGACGGCCACCCGCCCAGCCGAACGGGCACAAGGGCACCAACAGGGACTCCGGTGGCTACGGTTCGCGCCGCGAGTGGTTCGCCAAGTTCCGCCGCCGAGACGCACTGAAGGCCCGGCTGGAACGGGCGCGGGCGGACTGTACGGCCGGAGTGGTGCACGTGGTGCACGTGGTGCGCGATGGACGCAAGCTGCTCCACGCCCGAC
Proteins encoded in this region:
- a CDS encoding TPM domain-containing protein, which gives rise to MLTWCLLLLPAPAALAVPAEDPVTLSRDGQTTDRAGALGDREDVTEQALDRLYDDRGVQLFVVYVRDFSGRSAQDWADTTAERNGLGQDDVLLAVATHDRQYAYSVERGSRLTEDQLRDVATTAIKPALRASDWAGAAIGAANGYSAVLAGSPVPTPTITPGDPDPGGGAGSDGNDTSSGDLVLPVVAVGAAGAMAAVAYSRRKRRATTRTTPGGGGWGKGEQPASLPELDKKSKRLLVETDDAIRTSAEELGFATAQFGDDAVRPFTDALTYARDELTTAFRVRQRLDDAHPEDDATRRAMLEEIVTRCTEAGRRLDAEAAGFDQLRALERDAAQALEHAETVFRQVSGRTTTAQVTLAALRETYAPSASAQVVGHVEQAKDRLVFATTHLNQARQAIDAGDNGRAAVHLRAAEGAVDQAGTFVDAVERLADELTLAAEKLPQALTEAETDLADAHGLLEGTLEGVPTADLHGRIARAEAVVAGVRKQVAAGPHDPIDALRRVEEADAALDASLAGAREREVTDRRTVALLGQAMLTARSAVGAAADFIGTHRGAVGSEARTRLAEAQRHLAGAEAAHDSDAATALAEAQQADARARQAQQLAEGDVRGFGNPYGGGGSRGGGMGGAVLGGLILGELLGGMGRGAGGAGGGFGGGRPGSFGGGGTRGRMGGGGRF
- a CDS encoding PspA/IM30 family protein, producing the protein MTKQTILGRVAQLAKANINSLLDQAEDPQKMLDQLIRDYTNNIREAEEAVATTIGNLRMVELDHKEDKDAANEWGAKAVAASRKADELRSDGSAVEADKFDTLAKVALQRQLQSEREAKDAEPTIASQTEVVDKLKSGLDQMKIKLTQLQSKRNQLVARAKSAQAQNQMLDAAQNIDVLDPTSELARFEDKVRREEARAMGKQELAASSLDAQFEQLDGLGDEAEVAARLAALKATT
- a CDS encoding SpoIIE family protein phosphatase; the encoded protein is MSEIPAKATEQDGPSGDARGEAADDVMWQSSPPGSIYDYIKVAAFSIGPDGLIDQWSRRAEQLFGVRAEDAVGKDPIEAFVPAELRSSGHRKMAEILDGREWTGSVRFRVPEESGEPAPQAGISEGIAEVYVMPTATEDGERAAVCIVVDVRALRQIETDLAASQAIFGQSPFGFLLFGTDLKVQRANRRFAAVFGGGVDDHRGRTVHDYLPRHEADRMAAALRRVLETGEAVTDMQIVGPAPGSNARRHWSINLYRVHSGSGHPIGIAGLGTDVTQRHAAAREAAHARRNLALLNEAGARIGNSLDLETTARELLDVTVPGFCDLASVDLYQGLLDGDETPPGLADGSAELRRVAFASAVADAPFPEGGTPVDVGAVHRFAFTSPCADALRTARPRLVSAADDGSASRLTGGLVQSTLAVPMVAHDTVVGLAQFSRTKGSEPFGERDRSLAVELAARAAVCIDNARLYRREHERALILQRSLLPPGDPEASGLDIACRYLPGNAATEVGGDWFDVIELPGHRTALVVGDVMGRGLRAAVAMGELRTAVRTLALLDLEPAEVLSALDEIARGLGDPSGTQQATRAARQTRSSAETDLSEVYLATCVYAVYDSVTRRCTFANAGHLPPVLVEPDESPLMLDVPPGMPLGVGGEPFEEVEVELPEGSLLALYTDGLVESRDHPLDEGLNAFVRALDTPLSALEDVCDHVLNTLDTHHGEDDIALLMARVQGLPAEAVGDWTLPRDPKSVGRARELACAQLRTWNLEPLCDTTELLVSELVTNALRYGEGDIRLRLLLDRTLVCEVWDAGLVQPRRRRARDTDEGGRGLQLVGLLSAAWGSRRTPRGKTVWFELPLPDSGVESMDAAEALLSLF